Proteins encoded in a region of the Bacillota bacterium genome:
- a CDS encoding transposase, with translation MLKHIKRVYQQSRSLYGYPRVAAQLRKEGIQCGRNRVARLMREKGIQAKTKRKFRATTNSNHKFPIAPISLIKTFR, from the coding sequence TTGCTCAAACATATCAAACGTGTTTACCAGCAGTCCCGTAGCCTATATGGTTACCCTCGAGTAGCCGCTCAGCTTCGAAAAGAGGGTATTCAGTGTGGTCGAAATCGAGTAGCTAGATTGATGCGGGAAAAGGGCATCCAAGCTAAGACAAAGCGGAAATTCCGAGCTACTACTAATTCAAATCATAAGTTTCCAATCGCTCCAATATCGTTAATCAAGACTTTTCGGTAG
- a CDS encoding IS3 family transposase, with the protein MTKQSAIDALKHAIDRRRPAPGLVHHSDRGSQYASHEYQELLRKHGFISNMSRKGNCWDNACAESFFHTLKTELVYLHRYRTRAETKHQIFEYIEVYYNRYRLHSSLGYENPYFYENQSKAS; encoded by the coding sequence ATGACCAAACAATCGGCTATTGATGCACTGAAGCACGCTATAGATCGACGGAGACCAGCACCAGGACTCGTGCATCACTCCGATCGAGGCAGTCAGTACGCTAGTCACGAGTATCAGGAACTGCTGCGAAAGCACGGGTTTATTAGTAATATGAGTAGAAAAGGAAACTGTTGGGACAATGCCTGTGCAGAATCCTTTTTCCATACCCTCAAGACCGAATTAGTGTACTTGCACAGATACAGAACCAGAGCCGAAACAAAGCACCAGATATTTGAATACATCGAAGTCTACTACAATCGATACCGGTTACATTCGTCATTAGGTTACGAAAACCCGTATTTCTATGAAAATCAGAGCAAAGCGTCTTAA
- a CDS encoding ATP-dependent DNA helicase RecQ, producing MDNWSRKILEKHIRAHMTSDRRTLLVFKGFSRSFLEQVSLKKLVDVPIGVTVDELQRAKPKILLEAFTKLAQPENTMLWATYEELVTISESHAEAFGEVVVLQNNLYGKVFPCLYEVEDIEGLYIQHFESDEELNTNELHPAYQLFCEYYGSLRRINEEYYVTYAASSKNEIPFYDTGGSVTHGKQSMYDHSCIELSENEDDFLALTSKLLERQYPHSDVIVAYSGDLRVFSNDYESRLAILQQIVGDTYRIALVTKTTEKKTEIDAERYLNILRQYWGYSSFRDLRMYRDTNDPEGYKDTVYVSQVQIIDDVVRQAERCLAGQSYSDIFVTAPTGAGKSLIYQLPAIYLAKEYNAMTIVISPLIGLMFDQVDGLQRRDVDFSATINSELAPSEKMQIMERIKDGRVSILYISPETLLSRSDIRQLIGDRRVGLFVIDEAHIVTTWGKSFRADYWYLGTYLQRLRKEMQFPIATFTATAKYGGIEDMYTEIRDSLNLTNTITYFGYIKRDDIDIRIQHNDNERKYREYLNDKFKVLLVRLTQFLKRNEKTLVYFPTVRLLQQFKRYAHDYGSPELVASIVLYFGNLDKDLKREAFQRFRNNEASIMLATKAFGMGIDIPDIDNVYHFAPTGNVCDYVQEIGRAARELKEGRAYYDFLSHDFVQINRLLGISTLRKQQLVQVMAKLLRLMDENEGGGNARRLLVSSDEFRYIFERRSSGDQQDDVDNKLKTALLIIEKDFLAKMEYSPIIARPRGLFAAEYVRVNREIEHLIKNEYAPYFEKIRHSRRVDNSYGDLYRLDMKKLWETWFSQLSFPEFKYRFYQSDSSLSLPFLGDIHPVLRIEVDLGNETPDSVILKVQHAAQTFRAILGDLRRTQRYFGPEELARLISKGMALGRYAAENLASILLSTMENYQQMRRAKNNFFRIFLTFSERNGGKYRLENGHYEDFLDWLHTGTRSFFSNSVPLVDSRSRFERFVSKSKRREIDETFLVLGILEALGLVVYRSQGGDNPEIYIFVSSRLQLERVVSNPARYRNLILENVHQRHTASVAMLRYLFSRGVGKDEFWDTIEDYFLGRMPSEVEEELNALMLSSQMASL from the coding sequence ATGGATAATTGGTCCAGGAAAATTCTTGAGAAGCACATTAGAGCGCATATGACATCTGATCGACGTACATTGCTGGTGTTTAAGGGCTTCTCACGGAGCTTCTTAGAGCAGGTGTCCTTGAAAAAGCTTGTCGACGTCCCTATTGGAGTTACGGTAGATGAACTTCAGCGTGCAAAGCCCAAGATTCTTCTAGAAGCGTTTACCAAGCTTGCACAACCTGAGAACACCATGCTTTGGGCCACTTACGAAGAATTAGTGACAATTTCCGAAAGCCATGCTGAAGCATTCGGAGAAGTAGTGGTTCTACAGAATAACCTATATGGCAAGGTCTTTCCTTGCCTTTACGAGGTTGAGGACATCGAAGGCTTATACATCCAGCATTTCGAGTCAGATGAAGAGCTGAACACCAACGAGCTGCACCCCGCCTACCAACTGTTTTGCGAATATTACGGCTCCCTTCGCAGAATTAACGAAGAGTACTACGTAACATATGCTGCGAGTTCTAAGAACGAGATTCCGTTCTATGATACAGGTGGTTCTGTAACTCACGGGAAACAGAGCATGTACGATCACTCCTGTATAGAACTTTCTGAGAATGAAGACGACTTTCTTGCACTTACATCTAAACTCCTAGAGCGACAGTATCCCCATAGTGACGTGATTGTAGCTTATTCAGGAGATTTAAGGGTCTTCTCAAATGACTACGAGTCCCGGCTGGCAATCTTGCAGCAGATCGTCGGCGACACCTATCGCATCGCGTTGGTAACCAAAACAACGGAAAAAAAGACGGAAATAGATGCTGAGAGGTATCTGAACATATTAAGACAGTATTGGGGGTATTCATCCTTCCGTGACTTGAGGATGTATAGGGATACAAATGATCCTGAGGGGTACAAGGATACCGTTTATGTCTCACAGGTGCAGATCATCGATGATGTGGTGCGGCAAGCGGAACGGTGTCTGGCGGGCCAAAGTTATAGTGATATCTTTGTTACAGCCCCTACCGGTGCCGGAAAATCCCTCATTTATCAGCTGCCAGCCATTTACCTAGCGAAAGAGTACAACGCGATGACCATAGTCATATCCCCGTTAATAGGTTTGATGTTCGATCAGGTAGATGGTCTTCAGCGGAGGGATGTTGATTTCTCTGCCACGATCAACTCGGAGCTTGCTCCATCTGAGAAGATGCAGATCATGGAGAGAATAAAAGATGGGAGAGTTTCGATTCTCTATATATCACCGGAAACGCTTCTAAGTCGCTCCGACATCCGACAGCTCATTGGTGACCGTAGGGTGGGATTATTCGTCATTGACGAAGCGCACATCGTCACCACTTGGGGCAAGTCCTTTCGCGCCGACTACTGGTACCTGGGTACATATCTTCAACGGCTGCGCAAGGAAATGCAGTTTCCGATTGCTACGTTTACCGCCACCGCAAAATATGGGGGCATAGAAGATATGTATACCGAAATCAGGGACAGTCTCAACTTGACAAACACAATCACTTATTTCGGGTACATTAAGAGAGACGATATAGACATTCGAATCCAACACAATGACAATGAGCGGAAATACAGGGAGTATCTCAATGACAAATTCAAGGTCTTGCTCGTCAGACTCACCCAGTTCCTCAAGAGGAATGAAAAGACCCTGGTGTATTTCCCGACGGTTCGACTCCTTCAGCAGTTCAAACGATATGCCCATGATTACGGCAGCCCAGAGCTTGTTGCTTCCATCGTCCTGTACTTCGGCAATTTAGATAAAGACTTGAAAAGGGAAGCATTTCAGAGATTTCGCAACAATGAAGCGTCTATTATGCTGGCTACAAAGGCCTTTGGTATGGGAATCGACATCCCTGACATTGACAATGTCTATCACTTTGCTCCCACTGGAAATGTATGCGATTATGTCCAGGAGATTGGTCGGGCGGCTCGAGAACTGAAGGAGGGACGCGCTTATTACGATTTCTTGTCACACGACTTTGTTCAAATAAATAGACTTCTCGGAATCTCTACGCTTCGAAAGCAGCAACTGGTGCAAGTCATGGCTAAGCTGCTAAGACTCATGGACGAGAACGAAGGCGGGGGAAATGCTCGACGTCTTCTTGTCAGTTCCGATGAGTTTCGCTACATATTTGAAAGAAGGAGTTCAGGAGATCAGCAAGATGATGTAGACAACAAGCTCAAGACGGCGCTTCTCATTATAGAGAAAGATTTCCTCGCCAAGATGGAATACTCTCCAATCATCGCCCGTCCCAGGGGACTGTTTGCTGCAGAGTATGTCCGTGTGAACAGAGAGATTGAACACCTGATCAAGAACGAGTATGCTCCCTATTTCGAGAAAATCAGGCACTCCCGCAGGGTGGATAACAGCTACGGCGACTTGTACAGGTTAGATATGAAAAAACTGTGGGAAACATGGTTTTCTCAACTCTCATTTCCGGAGTTTAAGTACCGTTTCTATCAGTCGGATTCCTCGCTCTCGCTTCCGTTTCTCGGTGATATACATCCGGTTCTTCGCATTGAGGTAGATCTAGGCAATGAGACTCCAGACAGCGTAATCCTGAAGGTACAGCATGCTGCTCAGACCTTCAGGGCGATCCTCGGAGACCTGCGGCGTACGCAGCGCTATTTTGGGCCAGAGGAATTGGCTCGGCTGATATCAAAAGGCATGGCTCTTGGTCGATATGCGGCAGAGAATCTCGCCTCAATTCTTCTGTCCACTATGGAAAACTATCAACAGATGCGGCGGGCAAAAAACAACTTCTTCAGAATATTCCTCACTTTCTCCGAACGAAATGGAGGCAAGTACAGGCTGGAGAACGGACACTACGAGGATTTCTTGGATTGGCTTCATACCGGCACAAGATCATTCTTTAGTAACTCAGTGCCGTTAGTGGATTCACGGAGCAGATTTGAAAGGTTTGTGTCAAAGAGCAAGCGTCGCGAAATAGATGAAACCTTCCTTGTGCTGGGAATCTTGGAGGCTCTGGGTTTGGTCGTGTACCGCTCACAGGGTGGCGACAATCCTGAAATATACATTTTTGTCAGCTCTCGCCTACAGCTTGAACGCGTGGTGAGCAATCCCGCCCGGTATCGGAATCTCATATTAGAGAATGTACACCAGCGGCACACAGCATCCGTAGCGATGCTAAGGTATCTCTTTAGCAGAGGCGTTGGTAAGGATGAGTTTTGGGATACAATTGAGGACTACTTCCTGGGTCGGATGCCATCAGAGGTTGAGGAAGAATTGAATGCCTTGATGCTGTCGTCCCAAATGGCTTCGCTGTGA